A stretch of the Polaribacter pacificus genome encodes the following:
- a CDS encoding SDR family oxidoreductase, which produces MKKSVVITGSNGLLGQTLLSLLLKDPSMYEVIGFSRGLNRSRRDDFKYVSIDITNKESLETQLYDIKPDFIVNTAAMTNVDACESDREACKALNVSAVAYLAEISKKIDAHLIHLSTDFIFDGTQGNYKETDLPNPLSYYGETKLQSEDVLNKSTIDFTILRTILVYGLTADMSRNNIVLWIKESLEKQKEITIVNDQFRAPTYVLTLAEACKRCIDIRAIGTFNIASNTLLSIYEIALQVAEVFGLDSQYIKPIATATLNQPANRPPKTGFDLTKTKNELNFHPKSFMEDLLKFKQELT; this is translated from the coding sequence ATGAAAAAGAGTGTAGTGATTACCGGTAGTAATGGGCTTTTAGGGCAGACCCTTTTAAGTCTATTGCTAAAAGATCCCAGTATGTATGAGGTTATAGGCTTTTCTAGAGGTCTAAATAGAAGCAGACGAGATGATTTTAAATATGTAAGCATAGATATTACAAATAAAGAAAGTCTTGAAACTCAGCTCTATGATATTAAACCTGATTTTATAGTTAATACGGCAGCAATGACCAATGTTGATGCCTGTGAAAGTGATAGAGAGGCTTGTAAAGCGCTAAACGTTTCTGCGGTTGCATATTTGGCAGAGATATCAAAAAAAATTGACGCTCATCTGATTCATCTTTCTACAGATTTTATTTTTGATGGAACCCAAGGGAATTATAAAGAGACAGATTTGCCAAATCCTTTGAGTTATTACGGTGAAACCAAATTGCAATCTGAGGATGTTTTAAACAAATCTACTATTGATTTTACTATTCTTAGAACCATTTTAGTTTATGGACTTACTGCCGATATGTCTAGAAACAATATTGTGTTGTGGATTAAAGAATCTTTAGAAAAGCAAAAAGAGATTACTATTGTTAATGATCAATTTAGGGCGCCAACTTATGTCTTAACTTTAGCAGAAGCTTGTAAGCGTTGTATCGATATCAGAGCAATAGGCACCTTTAATATCGCCTCTAATACCTTGTTAAGCATATATGAAATTGCCCTGCAAGTTGCAGAGGTTTTTGGTTTGGATTCACAATATATAAAACCCATAGCAACTGCTACCTTAAACCAACCTGCAAACCGACCTCCAAAAACAGGTTTTGATTTGACAAAAACTAAAAATGAGCTCAATTTTCATCCAAAATCATTTATGGAAGATTTGTTAAAATTTAAACAAGAATTAACTTAA
- a CDS encoding ComEA family DNA-binding protein, protein MFKLKPHFWYSKSQRNGVFVLLVLILTGQFLIGFVDFSKDHDPGLYAKDLTVLQNQVIQMRKQELARRVYTPQPFNPNYITDAKGKQLGLSLLEIDRLLAFRSTDKFVNTAKEFQQVTKISDSLLQVISPFFKFPDWVVKRNIEAKESKGALEAQKKPVGKQIIKLKDLNLATADDFQSISGIGTVISKRIVNYRSRLQGFSKLDQLSEVWNLTPELIVKIQERFELRSLPNIQKTNVNTATFKEVLSNPYIDYELCKKIFNYRSEVAELQSIDELKNIAGFPIEKYDRIVIYLEAK, encoded by the coding sequence ATGTTTAAACTAAAGCCCCATTTCTGGTATTCAAAAAGCCAACGGAATGGGGTTTTTGTTTTGTTGGTACTAATCCTAACAGGACAATTTCTAATTGGTTTTGTTGATTTTTCTAAAGATCATGATCCAGGTTTGTATGCTAAAGACCTAACAGTTTTGCAAAATCAGGTAATTCAGATGAGGAAACAAGAATTAGCAAGAAGAGTTTATACACCACAACCATTTAATCCCAATTATATTACAGACGCTAAAGGAAAGCAGTTGGGTCTGTCTTTGCTAGAAATAGACCGCCTCTTGGCGTTTCGATCTACGGATAAATTTGTGAACACTGCAAAGGAGTTTCAGCAAGTAACAAAGATCTCTGATAGTTTATTACAAGTCATTTCTCCTTTTTTTAAATTCCCCGACTGGGTGGTTAAAAGAAATATAGAGGCAAAAGAAAGTAAGGGTGCTTTAGAAGCTCAAAAGAAACCAGTTGGCAAACAAATTATAAAACTCAAGGATTTAAATTTAGCAACAGCCGATGATTTTCAGAGCATCTCAGGGATTGGTACTGTCATTTCTAAAAGAATTGTGAATTATAGAAGCAGATTACAAGGCTTTAGCAAGCTAGATCAGTTGTCTGAGGTTTGGAATTTGACGCCAGAGCTTATTGTAAAAATCCAAGAGCGATTTGAGCTTAGGTCATTGCCAAATATTCAAAAAACCAATGTTAATACGGCTACATTTAAAGAAGTCTTATCAAATCCTTATATTGATTACGAACTCTGTAAAAAAATATTCAACTACCGTTCAGAGGTCGCAGAATTACAATCTATTGACGAATTAAAAAATATAGCTGGGTTTCCTATAGAAAAATACGATAGAATAGTTATATATTTGGAAGCTAAATAA
- the uvrA gene encoding excinuclease ABC subunit UvrA gives MKEQEYIEVFGARAHNLKNIDVKIPREKLVVITGLSGSGKSSLAFDTIYAEGQRRYIETFSAYARQFLGGLERPDVDKIDGLSPVISIEQKTTNRSPRSTVGTITEIYDFLRLLFARAADAYSYNTNEKMISYSDDQIKELILADFDGKRAAVLAPLVKSRKGHYRELFEQIAKQGFVKVRVNGEIQEITKGMRLDRYKTHDIEVVIDRLIINESAEKRLEETIKTALYTGDNILMVIDLETNSPRYFSRELMCPTTGIAYPSPEPNTFSFNSPKGACQSCNGLGIVNEVNLQKIIPDPNLSIKAGGIVPLGEQKNSWIFKQLQLIADRYNFKLNDPIKNIPKEAMDIILNGGNDSFEIQSKTMGVTRNYKIDFEGIIAFINSQYEASDSASIKRWAKEFMDEVHCKSCSGRRLKKEALYFKINNKSIADLAQMDITELALWFEKVDKELSEKQHAIADEILKEIKTRIQFLLDVGLDYLNLDRSSKSLSGGEAQRIRLATQIGSQLVGVLYILDEPSIGLHQRDNQKLIDSLIKLRDIGNSVLVVEHDKDMIEHADYVFDIGPGAGKHGGEIVSAGTFKELCTQRSLTADYLTGKKEISLPKKRRTGNGKEIVLSGATGNNLKNVTIHFPLGKMICVTGVSGSGKSTLINETLYPILNAHIYNGVKKPMPYKKINGLEHIDKVIDIDQSPIGRTPRSNPATYTGVFSEIRSLFTKTPEAAIRGYKAGRFSFNVKGGRCETCQGGGVRVIEMNFLPDVQVACETCQGKRFNRETLEIRYKGKSISDILNMTINEAVVFFEKIPKIHRKIKTIKDVGLGYITLGQQSTTLSGGEAQRIKLASELSKRDTGNTFYILDEPTTGLHFEDIRVLMDVLNKLTDKGNSVLIIEHNLDVIKLADHIIDIGMEGGKKGGQVLFEGSPEEMIKHKTSYTAKFLKKELSNN, from the coding sequence TTGAAAGAACAAGAGTATATAGAAGTTTTTGGTGCAAGAGCACATAACTTAAAAAACATTGATGTTAAAATACCCCGAGAAAAACTCGTTGTCATTACTGGTTTAAGCGGGAGTGGTAAATCATCATTGGCTTTTGACACTATTTATGCCGAAGGTCAACGCAGGTATATTGAAACTTTTTCTGCCTATGCGAGACAGTTTTTAGGAGGCCTTGAAAGACCCGATGTAGACAAGATTGACGGTCTTTCTCCTGTAATTTCTATCGAGCAAAAAACCACCAACAGAAGCCCTAGATCTACGGTTGGAACCATCACTGAGATTTATGATTTTTTACGGTTGCTTTTTGCAAGAGCTGCGGATGCCTATTCTTACAACACCAACGAAAAGATGATCAGCTATTCTGACGACCAGATTAAGGAATTAATTTTAGCAGATTTTGACGGCAAAAGAGCTGCTGTTTTAGCACCGTTAGTTAAATCGAGAAAAGGACATTACCGAGAATTGTTTGAGCAGATTGCCAAACAAGGTTTTGTAAAGGTTCGGGTAAATGGAGAAATACAAGAAATAACAAAAGGCATGCGCCTTGACCGATACAAGACCCATGATATTGAAGTGGTCATCGATCGGTTAATTATCAATGAATCTGCAGAGAAACGCCTAGAAGAGACCATAAAGACTGCCCTATACACAGGAGATAATATTTTAATGGTCATTGATTTGGAGACAAATAGTCCTCGTTATTTTAGTAGAGAACTCATGTGTCCAACAACCGGAATTGCTTACCCAAGCCCAGAGCCCAATACTTTTTCATTTAACTCACCCAAAGGAGCTTGCCAAAGCTGTAACGGACTTGGTATAGTTAATGAAGTAAATCTGCAAAAAATCATCCCAGACCCAAACCTTTCTATCAAGGCTGGAGGAATTGTTCCTTTAGGAGAACAAAAAAACAGCTGGATCTTTAAACAGCTACAACTGATCGCTGATCGGTATAATTTTAAACTAAATGACCCGATTAAAAACATTCCAAAAGAAGCCATGGACATTATTTTAAACGGAGGAAATGATTCGTTTGAAATCCAGTCAAAAACCATGGGGGTCACAAGAAATTACAAAATTGATTTTGAAGGTATTATTGCCTTTATCAATAGTCAATACGAGGCTAGTGACAGCGCATCCATAAAGCGTTGGGCAAAAGAATTTATGGACGAAGTTCACTGTAAAAGCTGCTCTGGGAGACGCTTAAAAAAGGAAGCCCTCTACTTTAAAATAAACAACAAAAGTATTGCAGACTTAGCCCAAATGGACATTACTGAGCTAGCTCTTTGGTTTGAGAAAGTTGATAAAGAACTAAGCGAAAAACAGCATGCTATCGCAGATGAAATCTTAAAAGAGATTAAAACACGAATTCAGTTTTTACTGGATGTTGGACTTGATTATTTAAATTTAGATAGAAGCTCTAAATCATTATCTGGAGGTGAAGCGCAACGTATTCGACTGGCTACGCAAATAGGCTCTCAATTGGTAGGTGTACTTTATATTTTAGACGAACCTAGTATTGGATTGCATCAAAGAGACAATCAAAAGCTCATTGACTCACTCATAAAATTACGAGACATCGGAAACTCTGTACTTGTGGTTGAGCATGATAAAGACATGATTGAGCATGCTGACTATGTTTTTGATATTGGTCCTGGCGCAGGAAAACACGGTGGTGAAATCGTGAGCGCAGGCACCTTTAAAGAACTCTGCACCCAACGTAGTTTAACAGCTGATTACCTAACAGGTAAAAAAGAAATTAGCCTCCCTAAAAAACGAAGAACGGGTAACGGAAAAGAGATTGTGTTATCTGGTGCCACTGGAAACAATTTAAAAAATGTGACTATTCATTTTCCCTTGGGAAAGATGATTTGTGTAACCGGAGTTTCTGGAAGTGGAAAATCTACCCTAATCAATGAAACCCTCTACCCTATTTTAAACGCTCATATATACAACGGCGTAAAAAAACCAATGCCTTATAAAAAAATTAATGGCTTAGAACATATTGATAAGGTGATTGACATTGATCAATCTCCTATAGGAAGAACTCCTCGATCAAACCCAGCAACCTATACAGGTGTTTTTAGTGAGATTAGAAGCTTGTTTACCAAAACACCCGAAGCCGCTATTAGAGGCTACAAAGCAGGTCGTTTTTCTTTTAATGTAAAAGGAGGCCGCTGTGAAACCTGCCAAGGAGGTGGAGTTCGCGTGATAGAAATGAACTTCTTACCCGATGTTCAAGTTGCTTGTGAAACCTGTCAAGGAAAGCGTTTTAATCGAGAGACACTTGAAATTCGTTACAAAGGAAAATCCATATCAGATATCCTAAACATGACCATCAATGAGGCAGTGGTCTTTTTTGAAAAAATTCCTAAGATCCATCGAAAGATCAAAACAATAAAAGATGTGGGATTGGGTTATATCACCCTAGGACAGCAATCTACCACCTTATCTGGAGGGGAAGCTCAGCGTATTAAATTGGCTTCAGAACTGTCTAAAAGAGATACTGGTAATACTTTTTATATCTTAGATGAACCAACTACAGGTTTGCATTTTGAAGATATTCGAGTACTTATGGATGTGCTAAACAAATTAACCGACAAAGGAAACAGCGTCTTAATTATAGAACACAATTTGGATGTGATTAAATTAGCAGATCATATTATAGACATCGGAATGGAAGGCGGAAAAAAAGGAGGTCAAGTCCTTTTTGAAGGCAGTCCAGAAGAGATGATTAAGCACAAAACAAGCTACACCGCTAAGTTTTTAAAGAAAGAATTAAGCAACAACTAG
- a CDS encoding PspC domain-containing protein, producing the protein MSFVHSVRHFFEKNGFHVSSRLADRLGMRAMNVRLFFIYISFVTVGLSFGFYLTLAFLLRLKDMIYTKRSSVFDL; encoded by the coding sequence ATGAGTTTTGTGCATTCTGTAAGGCATTTTTTTGAAAAAAACGGTTTTCATGTTTCTTCACGTTTGGCTGATAGGCTGGGGATGAGGGCAATGAATGTTCGCTTGTTTTTTATTTACATATCATTTGTAACAGTTGGATTGTCCTTTGGATTTTACCTAACCTTGGCTTTTTTGTTGCGTTTAAAAGATATGATTTACACCAAACGCAGCTCTGTTTTTGATTTATGA
- a CDS encoding alanine/glycine:cation symporter family protein, whose protein sequence is MKKKLLSLLLFAVPVFTFAQEKGIDEKINDAFMPVATWWEGFILTTVPIGEYNVPFVVILLVLGATFFTIYFRVPAITRFSTAISTVRGKYVDIEKHGVDKLYNNDEALAVEDIQDTIRDESAHGEVSHFQALATAVSGTVGLGNIAGVAVAIALGGPGATFWMIICGLIGMSTKFVECTLGVKYRDVGPDGTIYGGPMYYLSKGLKERGLSNLGKVLGGLFAVLCVGASFGGGNAFQSNQATVQLVSLFGLEGGSSGFIIGIILAVLVGIVIIGGIKRIAKITEKIVPFMAGIYIVASLIIILSHASYIDDAFTLIIDGAFTPMAGLGGVIGVIIVGFQRAAFSNEAGAGSAAIAHSAVRTKYPASEGVVALLEPFIDTVVICTMTALVIIFFNIDGTNMQSVFQYGAAGDSSSSVLLNSDGSSIGGVDLTSMAFDAVIPGFSYILTIAIVLFAFSTMISWSYYGLQSWKYLFGRGKAADMLYKILFLIFVVVGAAATLDAVIKFSDAMILALVFPNMIGLLLLFPKVREEMKRYIRAITIKKEALEDGHVDVTEHM, encoded by the coding sequence ATGAAGAAAAAACTTCTTTCGCTGCTTTTATTTGCAGTACCAGTATTTACATTCGCTCAAGAAAAAGGGATAGATGAAAAAATTAACGATGCCTTTATGCCAGTTGCTACTTGGTGGGAAGGTTTTATTTTAACAACTGTTCCAATAGGTGAGTATAACGTGCCTTTTGTGGTGATTCTTTTAGTTCTTGGGGCTACTTTTTTTACTATCTATTTTAGAGTTCCAGCGATCACTCGTTTTAGTACTGCTATTAGTACTGTTAGAGGTAAATATGTTGATATCGAAAAACACGGTGTTGATAAATTATACAATAATGATGAAGCCTTAGCGGTAGAAGATATACAAGATACCATTAGAGATGAGAGTGCTCATGGAGAGGTATCTCACTTTCAAGCTTTGGCAACTGCTGTTTCTGGAACTGTAGGTTTAGGGAATATTGCAGGGGTTGCTGTTGCAATTGCCTTAGGAGGACCTGGAGCAACCTTTTGGATGATTATTTGTGGATTGATTGGTATGTCAACCAAGTTTGTTGAATGTACCTTAGGAGTAAAATATAGAGACGTAGGACCAGATGGGACTATCTACGGAGGACCTATGTATTACTTATCAAAAGGTCTTAAAGAAAGAGGTTTAAGCAATTTAGGAAAAGTTTTAGGAGGTTTATTTGCTGTTTTATGTGTTGGTGCTTCTTTTGGAGGTGGTAATGCTTTTCAGTCAAATCAAGCTACTGTTCAGTTAGTATCTTTGTTTGGGTTAGAAGGAGGTTCTTCAGGATTTATAATCGGAATTATTTTGGCTGTTTTAGTTGGGATTGTAATTATTGGAGGAATTAAGCGTATTGCTAAAATTACCGAAAAGATTGTTCCATTTATGGCAGGTATTTATATTGTTGCGTCATTAATTATTATTTTATCACATGCATCATATATTGATGATGCCTTTACTTTAATTATTGATGGAGCTTTTACACCAATGGCAGGTCTAGGTGGTGTTATAGGGGTAATCATTGTTGGTTTTCAACGTGCTGCCTTTTCTAATGAAGCAGGAGCAGGATCTGCTGCGATTGCACACTCTGCTGTTAGAACAAAATATCCAGCATCTGAGGGTGTTGTTGCTTTGTTGGAGCCTTTTATTGATACTGTGGTAATTTGTACGATGACTGCATTGGTTATTATATTTTTCAATATTGATGGAACCAATATGCAAAGTGTTTTCCAATATGGAGCTGCTGGAGATTCTAGTAGTAGTGTATTGTTAAATTCTGATGGAAGTTCTATTGGAGGGGTAGATTTAACATCTATGGCTTTTGATGCAGTTATTCCAGGGTTCTCATATATATTAACAATCGCTATTGTATTGTTTGCATTCTCTACGATGATCTCTTGGTCTTATTACGGTCTTCAATCTTGGAAATATCTTTTTGGAAGAGGAAAGGCAGCTGATATGTTGTATAAGATTTTATTCTTAATATTTGTGGTTGTTGGAGCTGCTGCAACTTTAGATGCAGTAATTAAATTCTCTGATGCAATGATTCTGGCTTTGGTGTTCCCAAATATGATTGGATTGTTGTTGTTGTTCCCGAAAGTACGCGAGGAAATGAAGCGATATATTAGAGCAATTACTATTAAAAAAGAAGCTTTGGAAGATGGTCATGTAGACGTTACAGAGCATATGTAA
- a CDS encoding TIGR00730 family Rossman fold protein → MSLNDERKIREKLGQKTWNEIKSNDSWAIFKIMSEFVEGYEKLSKIGPCVSIFGSARTKPEDPYYKLAEEIAYQLTQNGFGVITGGGPGIMEAGNKGAHRGKGTSVGLNIELPFEQHFNPWIDNDKNLEFDYFFVRKVMFVKYSQGFIVMPGGFGTMDELFEAITLIQTKKIGRFPIVLVGREFWGGLLDWIKKTLIAEGNISEDDLNLFRIVDTAEEAIDHLNRFYKKYSLKPNF, encoded by the coding sequence ATGAGTTTAAATGATGAAAGAAAAATTAGAGAGAAGCTAGGTCAAAAAACATGGAACGAGATAAAGTCTAACGACTCTTGGGCTATTTTTAAAATCATGTCTGAGTTTGTTGAAGGTTATGAAAAACTTAGTAAAATTGGCCCCTGTGTATCTATTTTTGGATCAGCAAGAACCAAACCAGAAGACCCATACTATAAATTAGCAGAAGAAATTGCGTATCAACTTACTCAAAATGGCTTTGGAGTGATTACTGGTGGAGGCCCTGGAATTATGGAAGCAGGTAACAAAGGTGCCCATCGCGGAAAAGGAACTTCTGTTGGATTAAACATAGAACTGCCTTTTGAACAGCATTTCAACCCATGGATAGACAATGATAAAAACTTGGAGTTTGATTATTTCTTTGTCCGAAAAGTGATGTTTGTAAAGTATTCACAAGGTTTTATTGTAATGCCTGGAGGTTTCGGAACAATGGATGAACTGTTTGAAGCTATTACGCTTATTCAAACCAAAAAAATTGGACGTTTTCCAATTGTTTTAGTCGGTAGAGAATTTTGGGGAGGTTTGTTAGATTGGATTAAAAAAACCTTGATTGCAGAAGGAAATATTAGCGAAGATGACTTAAACTTATTTAGAATTGTTGACACAGCAGAAGAAGCTATAGATCATCTAAACAGATTCTATAAAAAATACAGTCTGAAACCAAATTTCTAA
- a CDS encoding potassium channel family protein translates to MKNLFLTKLHKAAILLLIILAIGVSGYMILSGDSFINSLYMTIITMTTVGFSEVHPLTNEEKVFTIFLILTSITVFGYAVSAFTEYIVSGQLFQHLKLKKVQKKIGKLEGHTIVCGYGRNGKQAILKLQNYNQEVVVVERDKEHIAQLDAEGIINVEGDATTDESLLKAGIERASNLITALPSDADNLFVVLTASQLNKNCRIISRASSDTSFGKLKFAGADNVIMPDKLGGAHMASLVVTPDLLEFVDRLAIEGEHIANLEEVAINDLPSMYLGKTILDLDLRRQTGCTVIGIKTPKGDYLINPESTEIMKKDTILIVLGRPEQILKLRKLF, encoded by the coding sequence ATGAAAAACCTATTTCTTACAAAATTACACAAAGCAGCAATCCTCTTGTTAATTATTTTAGCAATTGGTGTTTCTGGTTATATGATTTTATCTGGCGATAGTTTTATCAACTCCTTATATATGACCATTATCACTATGACTACTGTTGGTTTTAGTGAGGTTCATCCATTGACGAATGAAGAAAAAGTGTTCACTATTTTTCTTATTTTAACCAGCATTACTGTGTTTGGATATGCGGTTTCAGCTTTTACTGAGTACATAGTAAGTGGACAGTTATTTCAACATTTAAAACTTAAAAAAGTGCAAAAGAAAATTGGGAAATTAGAAGGCCATACCATAGTTTGTGGTTATGGAAGAAACGGAAAACAGGCCATTTTAAAGTTGCAAAACTACAATCAAGAAGTGGTCGTTGTAGAAAGAGATAAGGAGCATATCGCTCAGCTGGATGCAGAAGGGATTATTAATGTAGAAGGAGATGCAACCACGGATGAAAGCTTATTAAAAGCAGGAATAGAAAGAGCTAGTAATTTAATCACAGCTCTGCCTTCTGATGCAGATAACTTGTTTGTGGTACTTACAGCGAGTCAGTTAAATAAAAACTGCCGAATAATTAGTAGAGCCTCTAGTGATACATCTTTTGGTAAACTTAAATTTGCAGGTGCAGACAATGTAATTATGCCAGATAAATTAGGAGGTGCACATATGGCTTCTTTGGTTGTTACTCCAGATCTATTAGAATTTGTAGATCGCTTGGCCATAGAGGGAGAGCACATCGCTAATCTAGAAGAAGTAGCCATTAACGATTTGCCTTCAATGTATTTAGGGAAAACCATTTTAGATCTTGATTTAAGGCGTCAGACAGGTTGTACAGTTATCGGCATAAAAACACCCAAAGGAGATTATCTAATCAATCCAGAGTCTACAGAGATAATGAAAAAAGATACCATATTAATAGTATTGGGTAGGCCAGAACAAATTTTGAAATTAAGGAAGCTGTTTTAA
- a CDS encoding acyl-CoA dehydrogenase family protein: MNDMYFTEEHDAFRQSFKDFLQKEVKPHIEKWEETGTIDRFIWKKFGEMGYFGLNTPEAYGGLNLDIFYTIIFLEELQKIDSGGFAAAMWAHAYLAMTHVTKEGDERIKSEYLTASVEGDKIGCLCISEPFGGSDVAGMRTTAIKKGDTYVINGSKTFITNGIYSDYLVVAAKTNLEDKHKGMSIFIVDRDTPGISASKLNKLGWRASDTAEIAFDNVVIPAENLMGEEGKGFPYIMQHFALERLIMAVNAHARAEYALDYAIQYMSERQAFGKNLNEFQALRHKVAEMAADVEMHKEFNYSIAKRLDKGQYVVKEASMAKMVSTKMADSVIYDCLQMLGGYGYMEDYPMARLFRDSRLGPIGGGTSEILKEIVAKMVIDKKDYKPAT, from the coding sequence ATGAACGATATGTACTTTACAGAAGAACACGATGCATTTAGGCAGAGCTTTAAAGATTTTTTACAGAAAGAAGTAAAGCCACACATAGAGAAATGGGAAGAAACAGGGACTATTGATCGATTTATTTGGAAGAAATTTGGTGAGATGGGTTATTTTGGTCTTAATACACCAGAAGCTTATGGTGGATTAAATTTAGATATATTTTACACCATTATATTTTTAGAAGAATTGCAAAAAATTGATTCAGGAGGTTTTGCTGCGGCAATGTGGGCTCATGCATATTTAGCAATGACACATGTGACCAAAGAAGGCGACGAGCGAATCAAATCAGAATATTTAACAGCTAGTGTAGAAGGAGATAAGATTGGTTGTCTGTGTATTTCTGAACCTTTTGGAGGGTCAGACGTTGCAGGAATGAGAACAACTGCGATTAAAAAAGGAGATACTTATGTTATTAATGGTTCTAAGACTTTTATTACCAATGGTATCTACTCTGATTATTTAGTCGTTGCAGCAAAGACCAATTTAGAAGATAAACACAAAGGGATGAGTATTTTTATTGTTGATAGAGATACCCCAGGAATTAGTGCTAGTAAGCTTAATAAATTAGGATGGAGAGCTTCTGATACCGCAGAGATTGCTTTTGACAATGTGGTGATCCCAGCAGAAAACTTGATGGGTGAAGAAGGAAAAGGGTTTCCATATATTATGCAACATTTTGCATTAGAGAGATTGATTATGGCTGTTAATGCACATGCCAGAGCAGAGTATGCTTTGGATTATGCAATACAATATATGAGTGAAAGACAGGCCTTTGGTAAGAACTTAAATGAGTTTCAAGCCTTGCGTCATAAAGTAGCAGAAATGGCTGCTGATGTAGAAATGCATAAAGAATTTAATTACTCTATTGCCAAGCGTTTAGACAAAGGCCAATATGTGGTTAAAGAAGCGAGTATGGCTAAAATGGTCTCGACTAAAATGGCAGACTCTGTAATCTATGATTGCTTGCAAATGCTAGGAGGTTATGGATATATGGAGGATTATCCAATGGCACGTTTGTTTAGAGATAGTCGTTTAGGCCCTATCGGTGGCGGCACCTCTGAAATCTTGAAAGAGATTGTT